One part of the Primulina tabacum isolate GXHZ01 unplaced genomic scaffold, ASM2559414v2 Contig542, whole genome shotgun sequence genome encodes these proteins:
- the LOC142534493 gene encoding transcription factor MYB119-like yields the protein MEACGEKSKKNGFVYLIDGQNSDGNCKKFKNKQSKLCCRGHWKPSEDTKLRELVAMYGPQNWNLIAETLKGRSGKSCRLRWHNRLDPKINKGAFSEEEEERLMAAQTQHGNKWALISRLFPGRTDNAVKNHWNVAMARRQRELSKSCMKLGKRSSHCTNYYRRRFNTDENSATISGRERRWRMKREILLQDSITKNNLSTSEISYTDQPSSTGESHCDQNSATIPTFIDFLGVGAS from the exons ATGGAAGCCTGCGGCGAGAAATCTAAGAAAAATGGTTTCGTCTACCTGATCGATGGGcaaaactcagatggaaattgcaaaaaattcaaaaataagcaGTCGAAATTATGTTGTAGAGGGCACTGGAAACCTTCAGAAGACACCAAACTGAGAGAACTAGTAGCCATGTACGGCCCGCAGAACTGGAACCTCATAGCTGAAACACTAAAAGGAAGATCAG GAAAAAGCTGCAGATTAAGATGGCATAATCGGCTGGACCCAAAGATCAATAAAGGAGCTTTCAGTGAAGAAGAAGAGGAAAGATTAATGGCGGCTCAAACACAACACGGCAACAAATGGGCGCTGATTTCCAGGCTTTTTCCAGGTAGAACAGATAATGCAGTGAAGAATCACTGGAACGTTGCGATGGCCAGGAGACAGAGGGAgctatcaaaatcatgcatgaaactcGGAAAAAGGAGTTCTCATTGTACAAATTATTACAGAAGAAGATTCAATACGGATGAAAATTCTGCAACAATATCTG GTCGGGAAAGGAGATGGCGTATGAAAAGAGAAATATTGTTGCAGGATTCAATAACAAAGAACAATTTGTCAACATCTGAAATATCATATACCGATCAGCCATCATCGACTGGAGAGAGCCATTGTGATCAGAACAGTGCAACAATACCTACTTTCATAGATTTTCTTGGAGTTGGAGCCTCTTAA